The window agggaaagtattcttcggtcatccaccacagttgttttccgtggtcttccgggtcttttggtgttgctgagctcaccggtgcattctttctttttaagaatgttccaaacagttgatttggccacacctaatgttttttgctatctctctgatgggtttgtttagatttttcagcctaatgatggcttgcttcactgatagtgacagctctttggatctcatattgagagttgacagcaacagattccaaatgcaaatagcacacttgaaatgaactctggaccttttatctgctccttgtaaatgggataatgagggaataacacacacctggccatggaacagctgagcagccaattgtcccattacttttggtcccttagaaagtgggaggcacatatacaaactgttgtaattcctacaccgttcacctgatttggatgtaaataccctcaaattaaagctgaaagtctgcagttaaagcacatcttgttcgtttcatttcaactccattgtggtggtgtatagagccaaaaagattagaattgtgtcgatgtcccaatatttatggacctgactgtatatgttTGGACTTAttgaacattttcattgtgTATTACACCCAGTTTTGGTTCGTCACTGTGCTATGATTAATTATTTAGTTTTAGACACATTTAAATCAAGGAAGCTGTCGTCACACCATCTGACAAATTCCGTAAGGGCACTGTTATGATCAGATTGGTTGCCCTGTAGAAGGGACAACAGGACTGAGTCATCTGAAAACTTCACCAAGTagctgttttcccaagatgacCTCGTTGTCAGTGTATAATATAAAAAGCAGGGGGGAGAGCACACAGCCCTGGGGAGAGCCTGTACAGGAATGTGAAGACTGTACTTTTATGTTATCTGACTTTTTTGTATGATTAAACAACCCACAAATAtgacatgcttttcatttattttcatatcaTTTTTTGACTCAGAGACCAGAGGCTTCACTGGTACAGAGACAGCCGAAGGGGTGGAGGTTAACTCCCAAGTCAGTCAAGTGCTGAGGAGCCATCTAACAACCGTCCTCATCCCAATCATCTACATCATCGTGTTTGCTGTGGGACTGCCCACCAACGCCATGGCAATCTGGGTGTTCCTCTTCAGGACCAAGAAAAGGCACCCGTCGTCCATCTACATGGCCAACCTGGCTCTGGCTGACCTGCTGTTTGTCATCTGGATCCCCTTAAAGATAGCGTACCACTTCAACGGCAACAACTGGATCTACGGGGAGGGCTTGTGCAAAGTGCTGGTGGGGTTTTTCTACGGCAACATGTACTGCTCCGTCTTCTTCATCACCTGTATAAGTGTTCAGCGTTACTGGGCCGTGGTCCACCCGCTGTCCCATCAGCAGAAAGACAACCGTGTAGCTGTCGCCGTCTCTGTCACGGTCTGGGTGGTGGTCTGGCTCCTCACCATCCCGCTCTACCTGTATGAACAAGAGGTCCGTGTCCCGAACCTCGACATCCTCACCTGCCACGACGTCACCAGGCCCAGTCAGAAGGAAATAGCTGCGGGCTACTTCCTGACAATGGGAATTGTGGGATTTGTTGCACCCACTGTCGTGTGCATCATATCCTACGTCCCTCATGCTCAAGTCGCTCAGGAACAGCATGGCTGACCCCGACATCGCCAAGAGGCGACGAAAAGCcgtggtcctgatcatcaccgtGCTGGTGATGTTTTTGGTGTGCTTCACCCCCAGTAATATCATGCTGCTGGTGCACTACGTCCTCCTGTTGGTTGGGGTTGAAAACAACCTGTACGGATTTTATATCATCACCCTGTGTTTGGCGAGTCTCAACAGCTGCTTCGACCCCTTTGTTTACTACTTCATCTCCGAGGACTTCAGGGATCATGTGAAGAACACGTTCCTGTGCAGGAGTGAGAGGACAGTGGAGAGGATGAGGGTCTCCTTCAGCGCTCTCAAGTTCTCCAAGAAGAGCAACACGTATACGTCTGATTCAGGGAACACTCGGAGCACTGAGTGCTAGTGCATCTTTGGTTTTTAGGTTAATCATCATTAAACTCCCCCCTAAAATAACTTCTTTCGTCTCTGGGAACTTTGGGGAGTCATCTGTGCTAAATATCTATGAAAAGCTTTAAGCTGTCTAAGTTACTGCCTTTTccaaagacattttttatttgcatccttgacaactagggctgcacgatatgagggaaatatctaattgcaattattttgactgatattgcgatatgattctgatattggagggaatgatcgtttttgtatcattattctcattttcattgaaaattattaacattgaaagaaattaatgtgatttttgcgaggatctgtaccaaacaaagatttttttctttagtctgtaggatacgatttgtaggccgggacgtctctgcagccaCACAATACTtgattcagaatggtttgacacatattttgccattaacaaatattgcgcctgtctgcgatttggatattgcactagtccatattgcgattacGATAAAACTGTGATTAATGTGAtgattttaatgtgttttgatCTTTTAGTGCGTGCTGTTATTTTATTGAGATGaatcattttttgtgttttctgacgTGCCTGAAGGATTTCAGACCCAACATTTAGCATGCTGAATGATGCATGATACAAGCTagataatatttatatatcttGTTCATTTTTAAAGTAGCCATTTTTAGAAGTTTTATAGCTACATTACAAGttgtataaatacattttaaagtttcttaATAAAAGTAGATGTACAACTTTCCTCCTTCACACTGTCTGCAGGTCTTAGTCTCAAAGCATTGAACTcgtttcttaaaaaaatgtcattggtGGTTTATAAAAGTTTTTGAAATTGAATTTACAATAGTCTTGAATACTTTGTTTTGCCAAACaataattttaaaaagtatatatatcaGGAAATAAAGTTGAAGTCCCATCATTTTgtagctgaacgtatgcagaaggTAGAGGCGACCAAAGAAAGTTGAAGAATAAAGAATCCGATAACAATACTGTTATTGTGTGAATgttgctgaatcagcattcacacaattaaTCAGCACCAAAGGTCCATGAATAAAAGCCACAGACCTATAAGAACCAGCAGGGCCACGTTCAATCACAAGTGAGATAATATCTTTTAGGCTGAACGTCAGTGACTACACCAGTTATTGTCACCTGTGTATCACTGTGATGTAATACTATCACTGGCGGTATGAAGGAGTCAACTTCTGACATCAACCTGTGAGGCGTTTCTCGGTTGGCTACGGGCGGTCACGAGACTGGTGACATCACGTAGGTGTTAAAACGGACTGTATGAAGAAGTCACAGCAGTTAAAGCAGTAAAACCCTGACAGACGGACAGAGTGAGCCACACCTGTGGACTTTAGTTATTTTCTGCAGTTATGGCTCTGCAGACGCGAtggtttcacctgttcctcctTTTGTGCTGCGTGCAGAGCTGCCAGTGCCTGACAACGATAGGTAAAGAGCcatctttttatttctctttatctctgttgtttttgttgtcttaaAACATTCAAGTCAGACAAGATTAGGATCCAAAAAGTGCTTTACTGAACTACATACGTCGAATATAGGCCATGTTTGTTTGATGTGTTGGTCCCGACTGGCTTCATATACTGTGTTAATCTGTCAGAAGTAGTTTGATAACACTAAATGATTAAGATATGTGTAAAGTGAGATCAGATGGCTCAAAGtgtgtaactaagtacatgtacttagcCTACGTAGCCTACATGTTAGAGGTACATTTGATCTAACTTTATACTTGTattccactacatctcagaggtaaatattgtacttttgactccactacatttgtctgacagctttagttactctTCAGATGACCGTTTttcaccccctctctgtctgggGAAAACCACGTATCttcagatgtgttgatgttgaatgtttgtgataaagtgaaggatgaagtgttccttcATGCGTTTTTAGAAAATTCTCCCATTTCCTAAAGCTAAATAACGTCTTtgaaaagcctcttggatcagctggatcatctgcaaagaaaaaaaacaacctgaaaGCAGGGCTGTTGTTCTGAcaagttttaaaactttttagaGATCCTGTGCTTGattctcacaggacagcaagGCTACAAACCTATGATGATCTCAGAGAATATGATGCAATGCTGTAGATTGCATAACTTAATCATCCACAGCAGTGAGTTTCACATGTAGGTTAATTTGTATCATGGCCACCCTGCGTCCTTCTGTTCCTGTTCGTTGCGTCAAATATGTAGTGGCTGGCCGATatcaagaaaatattttttgaagAAGAATCTTTGAGATGGGTTATTTAAGATCTTTATTAGTTCAAGAGAAATGAGACAATTCTTTCTGCAGTAAAGAATCTCGTGACTCACTTCAGCCTTCGTTTTTTATACTTGTCCAACTCCTCATCTATAACCTCCCAAACACATGGTTACCATGAGACATCCAAACACTCCAAATAAGTTTAGTCATCACCCTACTGTCCACCATACCTGATCTATCACAGAGTTGCCGTCTCCCACAAACGTTAAGAACGGTACATACACCAAAAAGCAAGTCAAAGACGAGTTACGTAAATCCCAAGCCCACAGAGTCATGAGACCAGAGTCGAGAAAAGTTTATACAGAAAGATAGGAAAAACGGATTAACATAGGTCAAAAATAGTAGGTTGAAGTACTAGATTAATACAGGAATGTGAAGAGATAAAACGGAAGTCATTCACCTGCTTAAACTGTCAACCTGTTGCACTTCTGCTTTTCATATATTTTCATATCATTATTTGACTCAGAGAGCTTAAGCTGGACTGGTACAGAGACAGCCGAAGGGGTGGAGGTTAACTCCCAAGTCAGTCAAGTGCTGAGGAGCCATCTAACAACCGTCTTCATCCCAATCATCTACATCATCGTGTTTGCTGTGGGACTGCCCACCAACGCCATGGCAATCTGGGTGTTCCTCTTCAGGACCAAGAAAAGGCACCCGTCGTCCATCTACATGGCCAACCTGGCTCTGGCTGACCTGCTGTTTGTCATCTGGATCCCCTTAAAGATAGCGTACCACTTCAACGGCAACAACTGGATCTACGGGGAGGGCTTGTGCAAAGTGCTGGTGGGGTTTTTCTACGGCAACATGTACTGCTCCGTCTTCTTCATCACCTGTATAAGTGTTCAGCGTTACTGGGCCGTGGTCCACCCGCTGTCCCATCAGCAGAAAGACAACCGTGTAGCTGTCGCCGTCTCTGTCACGGTCTGGGTGGTGGTCTGGCTCCTCACCATCCCGCTCTACCTGTATGAACAAGAGGTCCGTGTCCCGAACCTCGACATCCTCACCTGCCACGACGTCACCAGGCCCAGTCAGAAGGAAATAGCTGCGGGCTACTTCCTGACAATGGGAATTGTGGGATTTGTTGCACCCACTGTCGTGTGCATCATATCCTACGTCCTCATGCTCAAGTCGCTCAGGAACAGCATGGCTGACCCCGACATCGCCAAGAGGCGACGAAAAGCcgtggtcctgatcatcaccgtGCTGGTGATGTTTTTGGTGTGCTTCACCCCCAGTAATATCATGCTGCTGGTGCACTACGTCCTCCTGTTGGTTGGGGTTGAAAACAACCTGTACGGATTTTATATCATCACCCTGTGTTTGGCGAGTCTCAACAGCTGCTTCGACCCCTTTGTTTACTACTTCATCTCCGAGGACTTCAGGGATCATGTGAAGAACACGTTCCTGTGCAGGAGTGAGAGGACAGTGGAGAGGATGAGGGTCTCCTTCAGCGCTCTCAAGTTCTCCAAGAAGAGCAACACGTATACGTCTGATTCAGGGAACACTCGGAGCACTGAGTGCTAGTGCATCTTTGGTTTTTAGGTTAATCATCATTAAACTCCCCCTAAAATAACTTCTTTCGTCTCTGGGAATTTTGGGGAGTCATCTGTGCTAAATATCTATGAAAAGCTTTAAGCTGTCTAAGTTACTGCTTTTTTcaaagacattttttgtttgcatCCTTGACAATTCAACTGATATTTAATGCACTTATTATTCCGTTCCATTTGATTTCATGCGGAACAAATGATTGTACTTTGGTCCCGTTTTAATGTGTCTGATCTTTTAGTGCATGCTGTTATTTTATTGAGATGAatcattttcagttttctgACGTGCCTGAAGGATTTCAGACCAAACATTTAGCTTGTTGAATGATGGATGATACAAGCTAGATAATATTTATACAGTGTTATAACACTCGGAGCCTCATCATTAAACTCCCCCTAAAATAACATGGATTTCTTTACTGTGACTTCTTCCATATCTGTGAGGAAAGTTTTCTCCTGTGCTAAAAACGTCCGAGAAGCATTGAGCTTTCTAGGTTACtgcttgttttaattttgtaaatACATTATTTGTTGTATCCATCCTTAACAATTGAACTGATATTTAATGCTCTTTACTCATTTACTCGATCTAGGCTTCTTCAGTTTCATTTGACTTCATTCAAACATGAATGATTGTTCTTTGGTCACTTTTTGATGTGTCTGATATTTTAGTACAGGCTGTAATTTTATTGAGATGGATCATGCTTCAGTCTTTTTAATGTGCCTGAAGGACTTCAAACCAAACATTTAGCATGTTGAGTGATGCGTGATACAAGCGAGATAGAATGTACGACTTTCCTCCGTCACACTGTCTGCAGGTCTTAAAATTCTTAAGCAGCATTCAACTTGTTTCTTAAAGGTGGTAGGCTTACAAAAGTTTGAAATTTAATTTACAAAAGTcttgagtattttcttttgcCTGTTTctgtacgatatcatacaaacccattcatgagaaAGCATTGGAATGTTACTtatacaatgtttttgtttctgattGCAGGCTGTCGGGAGATGTTATCTATAAACCAAAAGTAGGATTGTGTGACAGTAAATTGTCATGCAGGAAGCTgtctaattgttttttttgttgagtttcAGAGTTTTAGCAAACACTGTCGCTACCGCAACTACAGTAGCTGTAGGAAGCTCATCTGCTTAAAATGGGTAAGTGTTGGTTTTAGCAACAACttttaataattgttttatGCTGCAGGGAAGTACTGAAAAGTGATGTCTAATTATACTTCCCTGCTGGTTTCGtgatgtcgggctgtaaacgggttcgggcttttagaaagcaggctttttttttaaagctgtcaatcaaaatgtacttgtcaggctcgggccttgtctggctgaacattaattaattaatttaaatatatttttcctttGTTCTGTGTAAACTTTTCTTGACTCTGGTCTCGTGGCTTTGTGGGCCTGAGAGTTGTATTCTATTCACATAGCTGTAACTTGTCTTTGTCTTGCCTTTAGGCGTTCTCAATGTCTGCTTAGACTGGGAAGAGTGCCAAATATGTGATACATAAGGTAACGGGGAATGTAGGGTGATGACTGACCTTATTTAGGAATGTTTGGGAGGGTTGGATGTCTAATGGTAACCATGTGCAAATATCTCAGGACAGAgaaaatgtgttatgtgtttacTTTCTCTATGGCCTTTGGCAGGGTGAGCAGCACTGTCTTATCATACAGCTGTTTCCTCTCCCGTCTTCCATGGAGACAGAGTTGAAGTTCTTCTCTGCCTGGAAAGGTTAtgaggttatgttggacactgacctgaatgacaCCACAATAGCCGGTATAAGAAACAGAGGCTAAGGTGAGTCGCAAGATTTCTGTTCCGCAGAAAACTGTCGTATTTCTCTTGTGTTAATAAAGAGATAAAGAGATCTTAAAGAACTCATCTCCAGCTTCAAGATTCTTCTTCAAAAGTATTTATCTTGATATCGGCCAGCCACTACACTGCATTTGTTCCTTATTTTCAGAACCATCCTTATTTTAACCTTTGCTGTAAGCTAATTGTCCTTACTGTATGTGTTCTACTGTAAGCCAGAGTATAACGCCATTAGATCCCACCTAATACAGTAAAATGGTTTGGTCAGTGACTAGTTGAGACCTATCAACACAGCACTGAGTCAGCGTTGGAGTATGGCCTGGCTACACCGGCGTAGCTATTCTGGATTAGGGTGGGgttcttgtttgtatttctttaaaccaatcataactctcctgggtggcgctaagcaagCCCCGGATGCGGCGATGGTGGCCTTGGTAAATAAATAGCAGAGGGGATGGACATCTGGCATGTGAGGACGTCCCtgattatataaaatatataactgGTCCACGCTTTTGTCTCCTCCAGACTGGATTACTGCAATGCACTGCTCATTGGGATCCCTAACAAGAGTCTTCAGAGACAATATGTCCAGAACAGCGAGCACACATCACACCTGTTTAAGCAtcacttcactggttaccagtccagtatagacttcaatttaaaatcctggTCCTTACTTTTAGAGCCCTGCACGGTCAAGTTCCTCCCTACATCTCTGACTTGATACAGCATTAATATTCCCACCCGTAGTGTGAGGTCATTAGATAAGAGGCTATTAGTGGTTCCTCgcactcattttaaaactagAGGGGATATCATTCCAAGCAGTAGCTCCTAGGCTGTTGAATGTCTTGCCTCCCTCTCTACGTTGTGTGAATTCTGTCAAATCTTTTAAATAGCAATTGAAGACTCTGCTATTCAAGCAGGCTTTTAGTTAGTCGAGGGGTTTTTATGGTTGTTTGTcatcttttctatttttatttaaatgttcttgtattttaatttgttgtattgtattacatttcattatgaagcactttgtgatttttatctgtgaaaggtgctacaGAAGGTTCTCACTCATCAGTGCATCCATGGCAATGGCCCCACCTACTTGAAAGAACTACTCACCCCTCTAACCTCCACACGATCCCTCTGCTCTGCAAACACAAATCGCCTCCCCCCCCTTCTGAAATGAGAAAGATGGTCTGTACAAACTTACAAACTTAGTCTACCAGAGGATATTTACTCTCATAACGTTCATAAATGATTCCAGTATatctatttcttcttttttacattcataGTGCCATACTGTGAGTTctgtaataaaatgttaaaaatggcTGAAATAAGTAGTTGATTTGTCCATCAACAGATAATCTACAATGATAACAGATTCATTGTTTCAGTAATTTGATGGTTACAGCTTCTTGGATGGGATCATTTTCCGTTTTTTCTTGTCTTACATGacagtgaactgaatatctttggctTTTAGATTGtcggtcggacaaaacaagacagttgAAGATCACTTTGGGCTTGAGGACATTGTGAAggacatttttcaatgttttacaaaaattaAGAGTTACTCGAGAAAACAATCGGCAGATTTATCGATATTGTAAATAATCGGTGTGAACGAGGAATAGACCATCGAACGCAGTTCAGTCTGCACATTATTTCCACAAAAACGTACGCATCCACCCAAAATATAAAGAATACAGTAGCAAATGAAAAATAGTTTCCATTTTCCAAACCACAGAAATCAATAGTATCAGATACTTCTCTGATTGTATTTGTAATGCAGTATCGGCTACgctatttataataaaaataaataattataaagtaggcctatatgttatcttatatgtgagagagagagagagagagagagagagagagagagagatatctctctctgtctgtctgtctttcaagCCTACC is drawn from Sander vitreus isolate 19-12246 chromosome 16, sanVit1, whole genome shotgun sequence and contains these coding sequences:
- the f2rl1.1 gene encoding LOW QUALITY PROTEIN: proteinase-activated receptor 2 (The sequence of the model RefSeq protein was modified relative to this genomic sequence to represent the inferred CDS: deleted 1 base in 1 codon) is translated as MAPQTQWFHLFLLLCCVRSCQCLTTIETRGFTGTETAEGVEVNSQVSQVLRSHLTTVLIPIIYIIVFAVGLPTNAMAIWVFLFRTKKRHPSSIYMANLALADLLFVIWIPLKIAYHFNGNNWIYGEGLCKVLVGFFYGNMYCSVFFITCISVQRYWAVVHPLSHQQKDNRVAVAVSVTVWVVVWLLTIPLYLYEQEVRVPNLDILTCHDVTRPSQKEIAAGYFLTMGIVGFVAPTVVCIISYVLMLKSLRNSMADPDIAKRRRKAVVLIITVLVMFLVCFTPSNIMLLVHYVLLLVGVENNLYGFYIITLCLASLNSCFDPFVYYFISEDFRDHVKNTFLCRSERTVERMRVSFSALKFSKKSNTYTSDSGNTRSTEC
- the LOC144531591 gene encoding proteinase-activated receptor 2-like translates to MALQTRWFHLFLLLCCVQSCQCLTTIESLSWTGTETAEGVEVNSQVSQVLRSHLTTVFIPIIYIIVFAVGLPTNAMAIWVFLFRTKKRHPSSIYMANLALADLLFVIWIPLKIAYHFNGNNWIYGEGLCKVLVGFFYGNMYCSVFFITCISVQRYWAVVHPLSHQQKDNRVAVAVSVTVWVVVWLLTIPLYLYEQEVRVPNLDILTCHDVTRPSQKEIAAGYFLTMGIVGFVAPTVVCIISYVLMLKSLRNSMADPDIAKRRRKAVVLIITVLVMFLVCFTPSNIMLLVHYVLLLVGVENNLYGFYIITLCLASLNSCFDPFVYYFISEDFRDHVKNTFLCRSERTVERMRVSFSALKFSKKSNTYTSDSGNTRSTEC